In one window of Cytophagaceae bacterium ABcell3 DNA:
- a CDS encoding ParB/RepB/Spo0J family partition protein has protein sequence MSQKKTQAKRNALGRGLGALLQDSGNVDAKESQSKETTAPSNISEIPLDSIEVNPFQPRTLFDQTALQELAESIKVQGIIQPVTVRQLNRNKYQLISGERRFQASKLAGLTQIPAFIRTADDQQMLEMALIENIQRENLNALEIALSYQRLLSECELKQEELGDRVGKKRTTVNNYLRLLKLPPDIQAALRDNLISMGHARALINIENVDLQLAIFRKVVDQELSVRKTEELVRSSTEKKNEPEKKTKEESPLAYELQNVQSRLSSHFGTKINIKADKNNKGEIKIPFMSSEDLNRILDLLNF, from the coding sequence ATGAGCCAAAAGAAAACACAAGCAAAAAGGAATGCATTAGGAAGAGGGCTTGGAGCCCTACTACAAGACTCTGGTAATGTAGATGCAAAAGAGTCACAAAGTAAAGAAACCACTGCGCCAAGCAATATTAGCGAAATACCTCTCGACTCAATAGAGGTAAACCCTTTTCAGCCAAGAACTTTATTTGACCAAACTGCCCTCCAAGAGCTGGCAGAGTCTATTAAAGTACAAGGCATTATTCAACCTGTTACTGTCAGGCAACTGAACAGGAACAAGTACCAATTGATATCGGGCGAAAGAAGGTTTCAAGCCTCCAAACTGGCCGGTCTCACGCAAATACCTGCTTTTATACGTACTGCCGATGACCAGCAAATGCTGGAAATGGCACTTATAGAAAACATTCAGCGGGAAAACCTAAATGCCCTTGAAATTGCATTGAGTTACCAACGCCTGTTGTCTGAATGTGAACTAAAACAAGAAGAACTGGGCGACAGGGTTGGAAAGAAAAGGACAACGGTCAATAATTACCTTCGTTTGTTGAAACTGCCACCAGACATCCAGGCTGCGCTTAGAGACAATCTAATAAGCATGGGGCATGCAAGGGCATTGATCAATATTGAAAATGTAGACCTGCAACTGGCTATTTTCCGCAAGGTTGTAGACCAAGAACTTTCGGTAAGAAAAACAGAAGAGCTGGTACGTAGCTCTACGGAAAAAAAGAACGAGCCAGAAAAGAAAACCAAAGAGGAGTCTCCGCTCGCTTATGAACTACAAAATGTTCAGAGCAGGCTTTCTTCGCACTTTGGGACAAAAATCAATATCAAAGCGGACAAGAACAACAAAGGTGAAATCAAAATCCCTTTTATGTCCAGTGAAGACCTCAACAGAATACTAGACTTGCTTAATTTCTGA
- a CDS encoding AAA family ATPase, with amino-acid sequence MGKIIAIANQKGGVGKTTSAINLAASLAALEFKTLLVDADPQANSTSGLGFDPKTIETSIYECMVDGDDADELILETEVSFLDLLPSHINLVGAEVEMISISNREEKMKEAMKNVKENYDFIIIDCSPSLGLITVNALTAANSVLIPVQCEYFALEGLGKLLHTIKIIQSRLNPDLTIEGILLTMYDQRVRLSNQVVEEVRSHFQQLVFDTIIPRNIRLSESPSFGLPVIAHDAESKGAVSYVSLAHEILEKNGIPLEK; translated from the coding sequence CCGCCATTAACCTGGCAGCCAGTCTTGCGGCGCTAGAGTTTAAAACCCTCCTAGTGGACGCCGATCCTCAGGCAAATTCAACCTCAGGGCTTGGATTTGACCCTAAAACAATAGAAACCAGCATTTACGAATGTATGGTCGATGGAGATGATGCAGACGAACTGATTCTAGAAACAGAAGTTAGTTTCCTTGACCTCCTTCCATCTCATATAAACCTGGTAGGTGCTGAAGTGGAAATGATCAGCATCAGCAACAGGGAAGAAAAAATGAAAGAAGCAATGAAGAACGTAAAAGAAAATTACGACTTCATTATCATCGACTGCTCCCCTTCCCTGGGTTTGATAACTGTAAACGCACTTACCGCAGCCAACTCTGTATTGATTCCTGTACAATGTGAATACTTTGCGCTTGAAGGTTTGGGCAAATTGCTCCATACCATCAAGATCATCCAGTCAAGGCTAAACCCAGACTTGACCATAGAGGGTATTTTGCTGACTATGTACGACCAGCGTGTCAGGTTGTCCAATCAGGTAGTGGAAGAAGTCCGGTCACATTTTCAGCAACTGGTGTTTGACACCATTATTCCAAGAAACATCCGGCTTAGCGAATCTCCTAGTTTCGGACTGCCTGTCATTGCACATGATGCTGAAAGTAAAGGGGCTGTCAGCTACGTAAGCCTGGCACATGAAATTCTGGAGAAAAACGGGATACCACTGGAGAAATAA